The following coding sequences are from one Acidobacteriota bacterium window:
- a CDS encoding TolC family protein: MAGAVRIPGARPMTDSPWRKPRCMRAAMHPTWTAALLGRIRRVGLPDWRVLLRKPVRAFVCGPLIAGLLLAAAPRPTHAQTLDTVVGERVAAVAREASRAGQPVRRFDLTLDDAVQRALERNLDIAVQRIVPLVQDMRVAAAGAAFLPVASSGFDFNQETTPNRFVFDGGGLRGQPIVSDRGTYDLGVGQQVKWGGGRYDVTWDSTRSESTNIFSTFNPSFGANMTLQYTQPLLRGFRTDARRTQLVVSRINRDISDIDLAQTVVNTLADVSLAYWELFYARAAAGVQRQALDLAEQLVQDNRVRVEVGTMAPIDVVAAQSEAAARRQLLALAVETERTSELALKELIVGGTSDALWNAEIHPTDEPRIQVTPIDLQAAIRGALERRTDISRARRQLDVNEATAGNLRNSTLPALDLVGSYQLTGQGGPRRVPAGNSFEDLFGGAGGVIPGGYRDALDSIANADYPVWSVQLQMSYPLGRSADRAAYERARLELQQNRTQIRRIELRIASEVTNAALRIESIRERIEAATASRELAERQLEAEESKFEVGLSTNFFVLQSQRDLANAQDAELRAILDYQRALIEFDRTQRASLGAAGIAVVGGAMGGGAGAIY; the protein is encoded by the coding sequence ATGGCAGGTGCAGTCCGCATCCCGGGAGCTCGGCCCATGACTGACAGCCCCTGGCGAAAGCCCCGCTGCATGCGAGCGGCGATGCATCCAACGTGGACTGCGGCGCTCCTCGGTCGAATACGCCGGGTTGGACTTCCGGACTGGAGGGTGCTCTTGCGGAAACCGGTTCGTGCCTTCGTATGCGGGCCGCTCATCGCGGGTCTGCTGCTGGCGGCGGCACCGCGCCCGACCCATGCCCAGACCCTCGACACCGTTGTCGGCGAACGGGTTGCCGCCGTCGCACGGGAGGCGAGCCGGGCCGGGCAGCCGGTCCGCCGCTTCGACCTCACGCTAGACGATGCCGTCCAGCGCGCTCTCGAACGCAACCTCGACATCGCCGTCCAGCGCATCGTCCCGCTCGTGCAGGACATGCGTGTCGCGGCGGCCGGCGCGGCGTTCCTGCCCGTCGCCTCGTCGGGCTTCGACTTCAACCAGGAGACCACGCCCAACCGCTTCGTGTTCGACGGCGGCGGGCTGCGCGGCCAGCCCATCGTCAGCGACCGGGGCACCTACGACCTCGGCGTCGGCCAGCAGGTCAAGTGGGGCGGCGGCCGCTACGACGTCACCTGGGACAGCACGCGGTCGGAGTCGACCAACATCTTCTCGACCTTCAACCCGAGCTTCGGCGCGAACATGACGCTGCAGTACACGCAACCGTTGCTGCGCGGCTTCCGGACCGACGCGCGGCGCACGCAACTGGTCGTCTCGCGCATCAACCGGGACATCTCCGACATCGACCTCGCGCAGACCGTCGTCAACACGCTGGCCGACGTGAGCCTGGCCTACTGGGAGCTCTTCTATGCGCGGGCCGCCGCAGGCGTGCAGCGGCAGGCACTCGATCTGGCCGAGCAGCTCGTGCAGGACAATCGCGTGCGCGTCGAGGTTGGCACGATGGCGCCGATCGACGTCGTGGCGGCGCAGTCCGAGGCCGCGGCGCGCCGGCAGTTGCTGGCGCTGGCCGTCGAGACCGAGCGCACCAGCGAGCTGGCCCTGAAGGAGCTCATCGTGGGAGGCACCTCGGATGCGTTGTGGAACGCGGAGATCCACCCCACGGACGAACCGAGGATACAGGTGACGCCCATCGACCTGCAGGCGGCGATTCGCGGGGCGCTCGAGCGGCGCACCGATATCTCCCGTGCGCGCCGGCAGCTCGACGTCAACGAAGCGACGGCCGGTAATCTCCGCAACAGCACCCTGCCCGCGCTCGATCTGGTCGGGAGCTACCAGTTGACCGGTCAGGGCGGTCCCCGCCGGGTTCCGGCCGGAAACAGCTTCGAGGACCTCTTCGGCGGCGCCGGCGGCGTGATCCCGGGAGGTTATCGGGATGCGCTCGACAGCATCGCCAACGCCGACTACCCGGTCTGGAGCGTGCAACTGCAGATGAGCTACCCGCTCGGTCGGAGCGCGGACCGGGCCGCGTACGAACGAGCCCGGCTGGAGCTGCAGCAGAATCGGACCCAGATTCGCCGCATCGAGCTGCGGATAGCCAGCGAGGTCACCAACGCGGCGCTGCGGATCGAGTCGATCCGGGAGCGCATCGAGGCCGCGACGGCGTCGCGGGAGCTGGCCGAGCGACAGCTCGAGGCGGAGGAGAGCAAGTTCGAGGTCGGCCTGTCGACCAACTTCTTCGTCCTGCAGTCGCAGCGCGATCTGGCCAACGCGCAGGATGCCGAGCTGCGCGCGATTCTCGACTACCAGCGGGCGCTGATCGAGTTCGACCGGACGCAGCGGGCTTCGCTCGGGGCTGCCGGCATCGCCGTGGTCGGTGGTGCGATGGGGGGCGGCGCCGGAGCGATCTATTGA
- a CDS encoding ABC transporter ATP-binding protein, translating into MNEAKALIQLQNVSKIFYTDEVETHALDGIDLSIHPGEYVAISGPSGCGKSTLLSILGLLDSPTTGDYTLNGQPVAQLSQADRAWTRNREVGFIFQSFNLIGDLTVYENVELPLTYRGMKRPERRERVTEALERVEMAHRAKHLPSQLSGGQQQRVAVARAVAGQPSILLADEPTGNLDSKNGEAVMGLLQALHDEGSTVCMVTHDPRYAEHARREIHLFDGRCSPHPGSSAHD; encoded by the coding sequence ATGAACGAAGCGAAGGCCCTGATTCAGTTGCAGAACGTCTCGAAGATCTTCTACACCGACGAGGTGGAGACGCATGCCCTCGACGGCATCGATCTGTCCATCCACCCCGGCGAGTACGTCGCCATCTCCGGTCCGTCGGGCTGCGGCAAGTCGACGCTGCTGTCGATCCTCGGCCTGCTCGATTCGCCCACCACCGGCGACTACACGCTGAACGGCCAACCGGTGGCGCAGCTCAGCCAGGCCGACCGGGCGTGGACCCGCAACCGCGAGGTCGGCTTCATCTTCCAGAGCTTCAACCTGATCGGCGACCTGACGGTCTACGAGAACGTCGAGCTGCCGCTCACCTACCGCGGCATGAAGCGTCCGGAACGGCGCGAGCGGGTGACCGAGGCGCTCGAGAGGGTGGAGATGGCGCACCGTGCGAAGCACCTGCCGAGTCAGCTCTCCGGCGGCCAGCAGCAGCGCGTGGCGGTGGCGCGGGCAGTGGCCGGCCAGCCGTCCATCCTGCTGGCCGACGAGCCCACCGGCAACCTCGACTCGAAGAACGGCGAGGCGGTGATGGGGCTGCTGCAGGCGCTGCACGACGAGGGCTCGACCGTCTGCATGGTGACCCACGATCCGCGCTACGCGGAGCACGCCAGGCGGGAGATTCACCTCTTCGATGGCAGGTGCAGTCCGCATCCCGGGAGCTCGGCCCATGACTGA
- a CDS encoding HlyD family efflux transporter periplasmic adaptor subunit: MDISRPDLARKKKRRQALYAAAAVIVVAVVTLRVSRLEPAAPRVDRDTLYLDTVQRGPMIRQVRGTGTLVPEQIRWIPATTDGTVERIVIRPGALVAPATVILELSNPELEQSALEARLNLEAAEARYGNRQVEVERDLLDQRATLATTEAQLKTARLQADADGQLFTQGLVSSLQLQQSQSAEQEFDTRYALERERLQMATDTVEAQLAVERAEVDRLRTLYELRRQQVADLHVRAGMPGVLQQVPLEEGQRVATGTNLARVGDPTVLKAELRIAETQAKDIQIGQSAAIDTRNGVIPGRVTRIDPAVENGTVTVDVALDGALPRGARPDLTVDGTIELERMDDILFVGRPVFGQEESVVSLFRVEADGMHASRMRVSLGRASVNAIEVLDGLQPGDRVVLSDMSTWDRFDRVRMD; this comes from the coding sequence ATGGATATCTCTCGACCCGATCTCGCACGGAAGAAGAAGCGGCGCCAGGCTCTGTACGCCGCAGCCGCGGTCATCGTGGTGGCTGTCGTCACGCTGCGGGTCTCGCGCCTGGAACCGGCCGCGCCGCGCGTCGACCGCGACACGCTCTATCTGGACACGGTGCAGCGCGGCCCGATGATCCGGCAGGTGCGCGGCACCGGGACGCTGGTCCCGGAGCAGATCCGCTGGATCCCCGCCACCACCGACGGCACCGTCGAGCGGATCGTCATCCGCCCCGGCGCCCTCGTCGCCCCCGCCACGGTGATCCTCGAGCTGAGCAACCCCGAGCTGGAGCAGTCCGCGCTCGAGGCGCGGCTGAATCTCGAAGCGGCCGAGGCGCGCTACGGCAACCGGCAGGTGGAGGTGGAGCGCGACCTCCTCGACCAGCGGGCGACGCTTGCGACCACCGAGGCGCAACTGAAGACGGCCCGCTTGCAGGCGGACGCCGACGGGCAGCTCTTCACGCAGGGCCTCGTCTCGTCGCTGCAGCTCCAGCAGTCGCAGTCCGCCGAGCAGGAGTTCGACACGCGCTACGCGCTCGAGCGGGAACGGCTGCAGATGGCCACCGACACCGTCGAGGCGCAGCTCGCGGTGGAGCGGGCCGAGGTGGACCGGCTGCGGACGCTGTACGAGCTGCGGCGGCAGCAGGTGGCCGACCTGCACGTGCGGGCCGGGATGCCCGGCGTCCTGCAACAGGTGCCGCTGGAGGAAGGGCAGCGCGTCGCTACCGGCACGAACCTCGCGCGGGTAGGCGATCCGACCGTGCTGAAGGCCGAGCTGCGCATCGCGGAGACGCAGGCCAAGGACATCCAGATCGGCCAGTCGGCGGCCATCGACACCCGCAATGGCGTCATCCCGGGCCGCGTCACCCGCATCGACCCGGCGGTGGAGAACGGGACGGTGACGGTCGACGTCGCCCTCGACGGCGCGCTGCCGCGGGGCGCCCGCCCGGACCTGACGGTCGACGGCACCATCGAGCTGGAGCGGATGGACGACATCCTCTTCGTCGGCCGGCCGGTGTTCGGGCAGGAGGAGAGCGTCGTCAGCCTGTTCAGGGTGGAGGCGGACGGCATGCACGCGTCCCGGATGCGGGTGAGCCTGGGCCGTGCCTCTGTCAACGCCATCGAGGTGCTGGACGGGTTGCAGCCTGGCGACCGCGTGGTCCTGTCCGACATGTCCACCTGGGATCGGTTCGATCGGGTGCGTATGGACTAG
- a CDS encoding ABC transporter permease, with translation MSRLRDSAVRLVNLFRRERIERELDAELQAYLELDVEENIRRGMAPKEARRMALARLGGAETVKEECRDVFTFRHVEDLLKDLRYGVRMVLKHPGFSATAIIVLALGIGANTAIFSIINAMLLKPLPIHRPGELVGVYVERTTAPGGYRPFSYPNFEDLRAQAAAFANLAAHNLTLVGVGDGEATRRVWADAVTANYFETFGVPLALGRTFTAAEEQPGANLPVAIVSHDYWAREGRRPDMLGKTILVNAEPLTIVGVAAAGFTGSSVLFRPEVWLPLGLYGTVATDIAGTPSRSLRERDNYRLTVKGRLGPGHSVESVAPELEAIAARLSRAYPATNEDRTLRAAPLPRLDVPTRPATDGQFAALSALVLGMAGVVLLIACLNLANMLLARGASRRREMAIRLSLGGGRGRVVRQLLTEGFVLSVGGGAVGLVVAVWAAGALARSIESVLPFAVAVSGIGVDWRVLLGTLGFCLLGTLFFGLGPAWQMTRSDIVGDLKQRSNPEPRRGRGLPAARDLLIVGQVALSLALLTAGGLFLRGAVAASSADPGFAFERGLLLETDPSLAGYDEVQARTVYRELLPRLRALPGVDAVSMASMVPFGSFSEGRMAVPVGADDQGERGASFALVADDYFRALGLSMLRGREFTRAEAEGGSGSPAVIVDETLARALWPSADPLGQAVRLRQRNGELGDALTVVGVAPGRRSRIFDQQPTPHVYMPAGAEYRANMNLHVRLAEPGRAAATAMLQQVRQAVRGFDARLPVLSLQTLEDFRAASAGLWAVQAGAAVFSTFGGLALFLAVVGLYGVKSYVVSQRTREIGLRMALGAQRAGVLWLVLRQGLVMTGAGLLFGALLSVATARLLAGLLYEVRTFDPLVFALAPMLLAGSALLASWLPARRAARVSPMEALRQ, from the coding sequence ATGAGCCGCTTACGAGATTCCGCCGTTCGCCTGGTGAATCTGTTCCGCCGCGAGCGCATCGAGCGCGAGCTCGACGCGGAGCTGCAGGCGTACCTGGAGCTGGATGTCGAGGAGAACATCCGCCGGGGCATGGCGCCGAAGGAGGCGCGCCGCATGGCGCTCGCCCGTCTGGGGGGCGCGGAGACGGTCAAGGAAGAGTGTCGCGATGTCTTCACCTTCCGCCACGTCGAAGACCTGCTCAAGGACCTGCGCTACGGCGTACGCATGGTGCTGAAGCATCCCGGCTTCAGCGCGACGGCGATCATCGTGCTTGCGCTCGGCATCGGGGCCAACACTGCGATCTTCAGCATCATCAACGCGATGCTGCTGAAACCGTTGCCGATCCACCGGCCCGGCGAGCTGGTCGGGGTCTACGTGGAGCGGACGACCGCGCCGGGCGGTTACCGTCCCTTCTCGTACCCCAACTTCGAGGACCTGCGGGCGCAGGCAGCCGCGTTCGCCAACCTGGCCGCGCACAACCTGACCCTGGTCGGGGTCGGCGATGGCGAGGCCACGCGGCGGGTATGGGCCGACGCCGTCACGGCGAACTACTTCGAGACCTTCGGCGTGCCGCTCGCGTTGGGCCGGACGTTCACCGCGGCGGAAGAGCAGCCCGGCGCCAACCTCCCCGTGGCGATAGTGAGCCACGACTACTGGGCTCGCGAGGGGCGGCGGCCGGACATGCTGGGGAAGACGATTCTCGTGAACGCCGAGCCGTTGACCATCGTGGGGGTGGCGGCGGCCGGGTTCACCGGCTCGTCCGTGCTGTTTCGGCCGGAGGTATGGCTTCCGCTCGGGCTGTACGGAACCGTGGCCACCGACATCGCCGGCACGCCCAGCCGTTCACTCCGCGAGCGCGACAACTACAGGCTCACGGTGAAGGGTCGACTCGGGCCGGGTCATTCGGTCGAATCGGTCGCCCCCGAGCTGGAGGCGATCGCCGCTCGACTCTCCCGGGCCTATCCGGCGACCAACGAGGACCGGACGCTGCGCGCCGCCCCGCTGCCGCGGTTGGACGTACCGACCAGGCCCGCTACCGATGGCCAGTTCGCCGCGCTGTCCGCCCTGGTGCTGGGTATGGCCGGGGTGGTGCTGCTGATCGCCTGCCTGAACCTGGCCAACATGCTGCTGGCCCGGGGTGCGTCACGTCGCCGGGAAATGGCCATCCGGCTCTCGCTGGGCGGTGGGCGTGGCCGCGTGGTGCGTCAGTTGCTGACCGAAGGGTTCGTGCTGTCGGTCGGCGGCGGGGCCGTTGGTCTCGTGGTCGCCGTGTGGGCCGCCGGCGCGCTCGCCCGCTCGATCGAGTCCGTCCTGCCGTTCGCGGTCGCGGTCTCCGGTATCGGCGTGGATTGGCGGGTCCTGCTCGGCACGCTCGGGTTCTGCCTCCTCGGCACGCTGTTCTTCGGGCTGGGGCCCGCCTGGCAGATGACCCGGAGCGACATCGTCGGCGACCTGAAGCAGCGGTCGAACCCCGAACCCCGCCGTGGACGGGGTCTGCCGGCGGCGCGCGATCTGCTGATCGTGGGACAGGTCGCGTTGTCGCTCGCGCTGCTGACTGCCGGCGGTCTCTTCCTGCGAGGCGCGGTCGCGGCGTCGAGCGCCGACCCCGGGTTCGCGTTCGAACGCGGCCTGCTGCTGGAGACCGACCCGAGCCTCGCCGGGTACGACGAAGTGCAGGCGCGCACTGTCTACCGCGAGCTGCTGCCCCGGCTGCGCGCCCTCCCGGGGGTCGATGCGGTGAGCATGGCGTCGATGGTGCCGTTCGGCTCCTTCTCCGAGGGCCGCATGGCCGTCCCGGTGGGCGCCGACGATCAGGGAGAGCGAGGGGCATCGTTCGCCCTGGTGGCCGACGACTACTTCCGCGCGCTGGGTCTGTCGATGCTGCGCGGGCGCGAATTCACTCGGGCGGAGGCCGAGGGCGGCAGCGGGTCGCCGGCCGTGATTGTCGACGAGACCCTGGCCCGTGCGCTGTGGCCGAGCGCGGACCCGCTCGGGCAGGCGGTCCGGTTGCGCCAGCGCAACGGCGAGCTCGGTGACGCGCTGACGGTGGTCGGCGTGGCGCCGGGTCGCCGTAGCCGGATCTTCGACCAGCAACCGACGCCGCACGTCTATATGCCCGCCGGTGCGGAGTATCGCGCCAACATGAACCTCCACGTGCGGCTGGCCGAGCCGGGCCGCGCGGCGGCAACCGCGATGCTGCAGCAGGTGCGGCAGGCGGTGCGCGGGTTCGACGCGCGCCTGCCTGTCCTGTCCTTGCAGACCCTCGAGGATTTCCGGGCCGCCAGCGCCGGTCTCTGGGCGGTGCAGGCCGGCGCCGCCGTGTTCTCCACCTTCGGCGGCCTGGCGCTGTTTCTCGCCGTGGTCGGGCTCTACGGCGTGAAGTCGTACGTGGTCAGCCAGCGTACGCGAGAGATCGGCCTGCGCATGGCACTGGGGGCCCAACGCGCCGGCGTGCTCTGGCTGGTACTCCGACAGGGGCTCGTGATGACCGGCGCGGGGCTGTTGTTCGGCGCGTTGTTGTCGGTGGCGACCGCCCGTCTGCTGGCCGGCCTCCTTTACGAGGTCCGCACATTCGACCCGCTGGTGTTCGCTCTGGCCCCGATGCTGCTGGCCGGATCGGCCCTGCTGGCTTCCTGGCTCCCGGCGCGACGGGCCGCCCGGGTTTCGCCGATGGAGGCTTTGCGCCAGTAG